One Candidatus Methylomirabilota bacterium genomic window, GCGGCGATGATCCGCACGTCTGGACGCTTGGGCTTCACGGCTCCCACCGCCCACACCTCGCCATCCTCGAGGAACCGCAGCAGCTTCACCTGCAGGCTCAGCGGGAGATCGCCGATCTCGTTCAGTAGCAGGGTGCCCTTGTGGGCCAGCTCGACGAGCCCGACCTTCCCCTTGGCGTCCGCCCCGGTGAAAGCGCCCTTCGCGTAGCCAAACAGCTCGGCCTCCATCAAGCCTTCCGGGATGGCGCCGCAGTTCACCTCGAGAAACGGACCGCCGCTCCGGGCGGAGGCCTGGTGGATCAGCCGGGCGAACAGGCCCTTGCCGGCTCCCGTCTCACCCACCACCAGGACAGTCGAGTCCACGGCCGCGTACCGTAGAGCCGTGGCGCGCAGCGCGGCCAGAGTCGGGCTGTTCGTGACGACCTCGTCCGGCTGCGGCTCCCGGTCCGCGGTGATGGTCAGCGTGGAGCGCGACTGGTCGGCCCGCTCGACGGCATCGCGCAGCCGGCTCATCACCTGCCCCATGTCGGTGATCTCGCGGATGGTCACGACGACATAGGAGAGCTCGGCCGCCGACACGATGGGCGCACCGGAGACCAGCACCTTTCGTCCGTTACGGAGCGTCTGGACCGTCGACACCGCGACCCGCGCCGCCGCGACTTCCCCGCTGATCGACCAGTCGAAGTCGCGATCCACCCCGAGCTCGTGGACCGGCCGGCCCATCGCCTCTCGCGGCTCGAAGCCGAGCAGCTCGCCGGCCGCCCGATTGCCACGCAGCAGGATCGCCTGCGGGCTGAGAATGCAGAGCCCCTCCCGCGCGCCCTCCACCATCGCCTCGAGCATCTCGAGCGAGGCCCCTTGGGCGGAGTGGGCTGGCGTCGAATCCCGCGCGGCGTTGCGCTTCATCAGCTCGATGGGCACGGCTTTCTCCGTGGATCACTGCCAAGTTCGGTCGCGACAGCAGCAGCACGAGAAATGCCAGGATGACGCCCGGAGCGGCGATGCTATCCGAGGCGCACACTTAACGCAAGTGACTCCAAGGAGCGGTTCCACACCTGCCTCGGAAGGGGATAAAGATTATCCCAATCTGGCTAACGAGCGCGCGGATCCGCGCTTTTCAGTCCTGCGCAATGATTCCGCCGTCGCGAGAACCAAGAGTCGATATGCGGTTCTGCATACGGGTCGTCGGCGCCCGTAGCCCGGGGAGAACATGGGACATTCGGTCTCGCCTCGAGGCGGCCTCGCGTCTTTCGCCACCGTCTGCCAATCCATTTCCGCATTGAGTAACGCCACGGGAGTGTGTCCTCTCAGTCAGGCGTAACTCTCGGTCGCATATAGCCTCGTTCCCTCGCCGGCCAGGATTGCCCCACGCATGGCACGCGCTCTGCAATCTGCCACGCCTCGACAAGCGACCAGGGCAGAAGGCAGTACCAGACGGAAACATCACCTCCGGCGCTTCCCGGAGAGGTGGAAAGGGATCGAGGGTGAGCAACGCGGAGTCGCTCGTGGTCGTGAAGCTCGACCACAACGGTGGACAGGCTCCGGCGGTGTTCGAGGTGCTCGAGCAGGCCGGCCTGCTGGGCGAGGTCTCAGAGAACGAGCTGGACCTGGTCGAACCGGGAGCCGTGGGGTTCCGGATCCCGCGAGATCGAATGGCCGCGGTGGTGCTGGCACTGGAGTGCAGCGGCTTCGCAGACGTGAGGGCGTACGAGGTGCAGCCGAGTCGAGACAGCGTCGGATGAGAGGGGGGAGGCGGGGCAGCAGGTAGCGGGGCGGAGCAGCAGCGAGGCGCAGTGAACTTCTCAGACTCACCATCGTGAACGATGGGAGCAAAGGAGACAACAGGCAATGAAGCGGATCCTCGGATACCTGAAGGACGAGCAGGGCGTCGAGACGCTCGAGTGGATCGCGGTGGGCGCGCTCATCGTGATGCTCGCGGTCGCAGTCTATCCCGGCACCCTCAAGGCCGGCATCGACGCGGTCATCACGGACATCACCACCAAGCTGACCGGTATCGTCACGTAGGAACCCCAGCCGATTCCCGGGGCCCGTTCGGGCCCCGGGAGCTGGCACAAAAACACAATGCACACGACCATGAGACTGATGCGACGACTCGGCAATCAGCGAGGCACCTCCACGCTCGAGTTCCTCGTGGTCCTGCCGACGCTGCTGTTCATCTTCCTCGCGTCTCTCGAGCTGAGCCGGGCGTGGCTCACGTCGAACATCGCGACCAACGCCGCCCGGGAAGGCGCGCGGGTGGGGGTGGTCACGCCTCCTCCCGATCCGAACAACCCTTCGTTCAACAACGGGCCGGCTGTGACCCGGGTGAACGAGGTCCTCAGCGCGGCGAACCTCACCGCGGCCAGCGTAGCGGTGACGTGCTCCGCAACCGCCTGTCCGCCGGATTCTCAGGTACAAGCCACCGTGGTCGTCAATTTCGAGACTGTCGTGCCGCTGTTCCTACCCGTCCTGGGGACGCCAGGTAGCCCACTGGTACTCACGGAGACGGTCAGGATGCGGCGCGAATAGGGAAAGTAGGGACACTATGCGTCGGCGATTGCTGCTGATTGTGCTGTGCGCCTCTCTCATCGGCCTGCTGGCGAGCTTCCTCGTCTACCGGGTGGTCAGCCAGGTGGCCCGGGTCAACGACGATCAGTCCGACCGCATCGTGGTGGCGGCGGCCAACATCGGGCTCGCCGAGACCATCACCGGCCAGCACGTCAAGCTCGTCCCCTGGCCGAAGGCGGCCGTGCCTCCCGGGGCGATCCGCAGTGTGGCGGACGCCGAGGGACGGGTGGTGCGGGGATCCATCGTGGCCGGGGAGCCGCTGATGGAAGCCAAGCTCGCCCCGCAGCTCTCCGGCAAGGGCGGCATCATGCCGATGCTGGTGCCCGAAGGCCAGCGCGGAGTCACCATCAAGCTCGACGATGCCACCCGCGACAGCGGCTTCGTGCTGCCGAACAGCCGGGTGGACGTGCTCGTGAGCATGCCCAAGGCGCCCGGCGCGAACGAGAAGATCGCCAAGGTGATCCTGCAGGACGTCACCGTGCTCGCGGCCGGCCAGACCGTCGAGATGAAGGACAACAAGCCCGTGACGAATACCACCGTGACCATGGCGCTGACGCCGCAGCAGACCGAGCGTCTCGCGGTGGCGCAGGCCGAGGGCAAGCTCATGCTCGTCCAGCGGAACCTCCGGGAC contains:
- the cpaB gene encoding Flp pilus assembly protein CpaB — translated: MRRRLLLIVLCASLIGLLASFLVYRVVSQVARVNDDQSDRIVVAAANIGLAETITGQHVKLVPWPKAAVPPGAIRSVADAEGRVVRGSIVAGEPLMEAKLAPQLSGKGGIMPMLVPEGQRGVTIKLDDATRDSGFVLPNSRVDVLVSMPKAPGANEKIAKVILQDVTVLAAGQTVEMKDNKPVTNTTVTMALTPQQTERLAVAQAEGKLMLVQRNLRDTDVVRTPGATPSSLLSDVASATPQPAVKAVVARSAPLPLPQIEKYPVEVIRGTKVSEQVFVRGRGDLWSEQHAPKGDR
- a CDS encoding sigma 54-interacting transcriptional regulator produces the protein MPIELMKRNAARDSTPAHSAQGASLEMLEAMVEGAREGLCILSPQAILLRGNRAAGELLGFEPREAMGRPVHELGVDRDFDWSISGEVAAARVAVSTVQTLRNGRKVLVSGAPIVSAAELSYVVVTIREITDMGQVMSRLRDAVERADQSRSTLTITADREPQPDEVVTNSPTLAALRATALRYAAVDSTVLVVGETGAGKGLFARLIHQASARSGGPFLEVNCGAIPEGLMEAELFGYAKGAFTGADAKGKVGLVELAHKGTLLLNEIGDLPLSLQVKLLRFLEDGEVWAVGAVKPKRPDVRIIAATNRDLRRMIADGHFRGDLFYRLDVLALEVPPLRHHPEDIPRLIEVALARAEKRLRMRRGITPEAVAMLCCYQFPGNVRELSNLAERLVVSATSDLIDVADLPAHVRGVPAVPARDVPGPGSSLRKRLRKMESELLKDALDRYKTQALAARYLGVTQSTVARKAKRYGLTSEGLAGPLAGTNSSTTSALA
- a CDS encoding TadE/TadG family type IV pilus assembly protein; its protein translation is MRRLGNQRGTSTLEFLVVLPTLLFIFLASLELSRAWLTSNIATNAAREGARVGVVTPPPDPNNPSFNNGPAVTRVNEVLSAANLTAASVAVTCSATACPPDSQVQATVVVNFETVVPLFLPVLGTPGSPLVLTETVRMRRE